A window of the Henckelia pumila isolate YLH828 chromosome 3, ASM3356847v2, whole genome shotgun sequence genome harbors these coding sequences:
- the LOC140889345 gene encoding uncharacterized protein, protein MDKDWMSKNKLSHEYEVGVESFLQFALGNATNPNEIPCSCTRCGNLQKINVDIIRAHLCCNGIDLTYHKWIWHGERYPINNLMKDEQKSFAKEPIDMVHDAFDSYAENPNQFHKLLEDVDKPLYPGCTKFTKLSALVKLYNLKAKYSWSDKSFTDLLSLFGEMLPDENELPSSLYDAKKILCALGINYVKIHAFPNDCILYLKEYENLTNFPVCGTSRWNLGKKAMLNGFPAKVLWYFPPIPRFQILFRNKEICKDLTWHADKRVLDGYLRHPADAPSWKVVDHKWPDFAAEPKNLRLALSSDGINPHSLMSSAYSCWSVVMITYNLPPWLCMKRKFMMLTLLISGPKQPGNDIDVYLAPLIDDLKKLWDIGVDS, encoded by the coding sequence atggacAAAGACTGGATGTCAAAGAATAAGTTATCACATGAATATGAGGTTGGGGTAGAGTCTTTCTTGCAGTTTGCATTGGGAAACGCTACCAATCCGAATGAAATACCTTGCTCATGTACAAGATGTGGTAATCTGCAGAAGATAAATGTTGACATTATAAGGGCACATTTGTGTTGTAATGGTATAGATTTAACATACCATAAATGGATTTGGCATGGTGAAAGATATCCGATCAATAACTTAATGAAAGATGAACAGAAATCTTTTGCCAAGGAACCTATTGATATGGTACATGACGCATTTGATAGTTATGCAGAGAATCCAAACCAATTTCATAAGCTACTTGAAGATGTTGATAAACCTTTATATCCTGGATGTACCAAATTTACCAAATTATCTGCACTTGTGAAATTGTATAACTTGAAGGCAAAATATAGTTGGAGTGATAAAAGTTTCACAGACTTACTAAGTTTGTTTGGAGAAATGCTTCCTGATGAGAATGAATTGCCCTCATCGTTGTATGATGCAAAGAAAATATTATGTGCATTAGGGATAAATTATGTGAAAATTCATGCTTTCCCTAATGACTGTATCTTATATCTAAAGGAGTACGAGAATTTGACTAATTTTCCTGTTTGTGGGACGTCAAGGTGGAATTTGGGTAAAAAAGCTATGTTAAATGGATTTCCTGCAAAGGTCCTTTGGTACTTCCCACCTATTCCAAGATTTCAAATATTGTTTCGGAATAAGGAGATATGTAAGGATTTAACTTGGCATGCTGATAAAAGAGTACTTGACGGATACTTGCGTCATCCGGCTGATGCGCCATCTTGGAAAGTAGTGGATCACAAGTGGCCAGATTTTGCTGCTGAACCCAAAAATCTTAGATTGGCCTTATCATCAGATGGGATCAATCCTCATAGTTTGATGAGTTCTGCATATAGTTGTTGGTCAGTTGTCATGATCACTTACAACCTTCCTCCATGGTTGTGTATGAAGAGAAAATTTATGATGCTGACATTGTTGATTTCTGGTCCTAAACAACCGGGAAATGATATTGATGTTTACTTAGCACCTTTGATCGATGACTTGAAAAAATTATGGGATATAGGTGTTGATTCATAA